The sequence ACGATCTGGACCCCGATCGGCTCTATATCAAGCAGATTTACGCCGACGAGGGGCCGACGTATCGCCGGTGGCGAGCCCGGGCCCGAGGTCGGGTGAACCGTCGTCTCAAGCGCACGGCGCACATTACGGTTATCGTCGACGAGATGGAGAAGGGGGCCTAGCTTGGGACGGAAGGTACATCCCATCGGCTTCCGCCTCGGCATCGTGCACGACTGGGAGTCGAAGTGGTACGCCGAGCGGAACTACACCGAGCAGTTGCATGAGGATCTGACGATCCGGCGGCTCATTAACGCTGAGCTGACCCGCGCCGGGATCTCGCGCATCGAGATCGAGCGCGCGGCCAACCGGATCGAGGTGACGATCCACACGTCGAAGCCCGGTATCGTCATCGGCAAGCAGGGCGCGAATGTCGAGCGGATCCGCCAGCTCATTGAGCAGCAGGTGGGTAAGAAGGTCCACCTGAAGATCGAGGAGATCAAGGATCCGGAGCTGGACGCGCGCCTGATCGCCGAGAGCATTGCGGAGCAGATCTCCCGGCGGGTGTCGTTCCGGCGGGCGATGAAGCACGCGGCGACCCAGGCGATGCGCAAGGGCGCCAAGGGCGTGAAGATCCGCCTGAGCGGCCGCCTAGGCGGTGCCGAAATGGCCCGCACCGTGACCGAGATGATGGGTCGGGTGCCGCTGCACACCATCCGGGCTGACATCGACTTCGCGGTCGTCCACGCCCACACGACGTATGGGCGCATCGGAGTCAAGGTGTGGGTTTATCGGGGTGACGTGATGCCGGAGGCGCGCAGTGGGGCTGAGCTGCCCGAACTGGCGGCCACGGCGGAGTAGCGGCCGCGCTGACGGACGGCGGCGGAGATAGGAAGCACAGCCATGTTGATGCCGAAGCGGGTGAAGCACCGAAAGGTCCAGCGCGGCCGGATGACCGGCCAGGCCTCGCGTGGCAACACCGTTGTGTTCGGTGAGTACGGGATCCAGGCGCTCGAGCCGGCCTGGGTGACCAGCCGGCAGATCGAGGCGGCCCGGCGTGCCATCACCAACTACGTGCGCCGCGGTGGGAAGGTCTGGATTCGGATCTTCCCGGACAAGCCGGTCACGCAGAAGCCGGCCGAAACGCGCATGGGTAGCGGCAAGGGCAACCCGGAGTACTGGGTGGCCGTGGTGAAGCCGGGCCGGGTCATGTTCGAGCTCGGCGGCGTGCGCGAGGAGCTCGCGCTCGAGGCGCTGCGCCGCGCCATCCACAAGATGCCGATGAAGTGCCGCGTCGTGCGCCGAGAGGTTGTCGCCGCCGGGTCTGAGAGCGGAACCGGAGGTGGCCAGGCATGAAGCCGGACGAAATCCGTGCGATGAGCGACGCGGAGCTGATGCAGAAACTCGATGAGCTGCGCTCCGAGTGGCGCGATCTGCGCTTTGATGAGGCAATCGGCAAGCTGACGAACACTGCGCGTATCCGGCAGATCAAGCGGGATATCGCGCGGATCAAGACCATTCAGACTGAGCGACGCATTGCCGCCGAGATGGAGAAAGCGCGGGCGCAGTCGTAGCGCCGCGCCGTGTTCGGCGGGGAAGGACGGGCAGACCGGACCATGCAAGCAAGTGAGACAGCGAGCGAGACGAGGCCACGGCGCCGCTTGACGAAGGTGGGCCGGGTCGTCTCGGACAAGATGGACAAGACGGTCGTGGTGTCGGTGGACTACCTTCGCCGCCACCCGCTGTACCGAAAGACGATCCGGCGGACCAGCAAGTTCAAGGCGCACGATGAGCACAACCGCTGCAAGGTCGGCGATCTGGTGCTGATCGAGGAGACGCGCCCCCTGAGCAAGACCAAGCGCTGGATCGTCCGCGAGATCCTCGAACGGGCCCAGGAGATCTAGCACGCGGCTCGGCGGCGAGGAGGAGGAAAGGCGCGATGATCCAACAGGAGAGCAGGCTCAAGGTCGCCGACAACTCCGGCGCGCGAGAGATCCTCTGCATCCGTGTGCTGGGGGGCTCGGGTCGGAAGTATGCATCGGTCGGCGACGTCATCGTGGCGACGGTCAAGTCGGCGCAGCCAAACTCGGCCGTCAAGAAGGGTGACATCGTGCGGGCGGTCGTGGTCCGGACGGCGCAGGAGTATGGTCGGCCGGACGGCACGCACATCAAGTTCGACGACAACGCAGCGGTCCTGATCAACCAGCAGGGCAACCCGCGCGGGACCCGCATCTTCGGCCCGGTTGCGCGCGAGCTGCGGGATCGGCAGTTCATGCGGATCGTCTCCCTTGCGCCGGAAGTGCTCTAGGGCGAGCAGGAGAGCGAGGGAGGAGTCATGGCCGAGAAGATTGTGACCGGCGACGAGGTGCTGGTCATCCGCGGACGAGACAAGGGCGCCCGGGGCCGTGTGCGGCAGAACATGCCGCGGGTCGATCGGGTGATCGTCGAGGGTGTGAATCGGGTCAAGAAGCACCAGCGTGCCCTCCCCGGGGGCCGGCCTGGGGGCATCATCGAGGTCGAGGCCCCGTTGCATGTCTCGAAGGTGATGCTCATTTGCCCGTCCTGCGATAAGGCGACTCGGGTGGGGTTCCGGTTCACCGAGTCGGGCGAGAAGGTCCGGTACTGCAAGAAGTGCGACGCGGTGATTCCGCGGCCGAGGTAGCCGGGAGCCCGGTCGCCGGATGAGGTGAGGATTCGAGATGGCAGCACGCCTTCGGGAACTCTATCGCAACGAGATCGTACCCAAGTTGATGGCGGAGTTTGGGTACCGGCATGTGCATGAGGTGCCCCGCCTTGAGAAGATTGTTCTGAACATCGGCCTGGGCGAGGCGATCCATAACGGGCGAGCGTTGGATGCAGCGGCCGACGACCTAGCCACGATTACCGGGCAGCGGCCGGTCGTGACGCGTGCCAAGCGCTCGATCGCCGGTTTCCGGCTGCGCGCCGGGATGCCCATCGGAGTCATGGTCACCCTGCGCGGCGACCGGGCCTACGAGTTCCTCGACCGGCTGATCGGGACGGCGCTGCCGCGGATCCGGGACTTCCGAGGGCTTTCGCCGCGCTCCTTCGACGGCCGTGGCAACTACACCCTGGGGCTGCGTGAGCAGTTGGTCTTCCCGGAGATCGACTACGATAAGATCGACAAGGTACGTGGTCTGGAA is a genomic window of Sphaerobacter thermophilus DSM 20745 containing:
- the rpsC gene encoding 30S ribosomal protein S3 produces the protein MGRKVHPIGFRLGIVHDWESKWYAERNYTEQLHEDLTIRRLINAELTRAGISRIEIERAANRIEVTIHTSKPGIVIGKQGANVERIRQLIEQQVGKKVHLKIEEIKDPELDARLIAESIAEQISRRVSFRRAMKHAATQAMRKGAKGVKIRLSGRLGGAEMARTVTEMMGRVPLHTIRADIDFAVVHAHTTYGRIGVKVWVYRGDVMPEARSGAELPELAATAE
- the rplE gene encoding 50S ribosomal protein L5; its protein translation is MAARLRELYRNEIVPKLMAEFGYRHVHEVPRLEKIVLNIGLGEAIHNGRALDAAADDLATITGQRPVVTRAKRSIAGFRLRAGMPIGVMVTLRGDRAYEFLDRLIGTALPRIRDFRGLSPRSFDGRGNYTLGLREQLVFPEIDYDKIDKVRGLEVTIVTTAKTDEEGRRLLALLGMPFRES
- the rpmC gene encoding 50S ribosomal protein L29, giving the protein MKPDEIRAMSDAELMQKLDELRSEWRDLRFDEAIGKLTNTARIRQIKRDIARIKTIQTERRIAAEMEKARAQS
- the rplX gene encoding 50S ribosomal protein L24, with the protein product MAEKIVTGDEVLVIRGRDKGARGRVRQNMPRVDRVIVEGVNRVKKHQRALPGGRPGGIIEVEAPLHVSKVMLICPSCDKATRVGFRFTESGEKVRYCKKCDAVIPRPR
- the rplN gene encoding 50S ribosomal protein L14; the encoded protein is MIQQESRLKVADNSGAREILCIRVLGGSGRKYASVGDVIVATVKSAQPNSAVKKGDIVRAVVVRTAQEYGRPDGTHIKFDDNAAVLINQQGNPRGTRIFGPVARELRDRQFMRIVSLAPEVL
- the rpsQ gene encoding 30S ribosomal protein S17, which produces MQASETASETRPRRRLTKVGRVVSDKMDKTVVVSVDYLRRHPLYRKTIRRTSKFKAHDEHNRCKVGDLVLIEETRPLSKTKRWIVREILERAQEI
- the rplP gene encoding 50S ribosomal protein L16; translation: MLMPKRVKHRKVQRGRMTGQASRGNTVVFGEYGIQALEPAWVTSRQIEAARRAITNYVRRGGKVWIRIFPDKPVTQKPAETRMGSGKGNPEYWVAVVKPGRVMFELGGVREELALEALRRAIHKMPMKCRVVRREVVAAGSESGTGGGQA